From Streptomyces qinzhouensis, one genomic window encodes:
- a CDS encoding tetratricopeptide repeat protein — protein MRERADVELVGREGEIRCYEEGLDAEPGTPARRTLFHLHGVAGVGKSSLLRRFAAAARERDALTAVLDESVTGVPEALAGVCEQFAAQGVPLKPLEKLLATYRQRRYEAESAMYAPEGAASTGEGPGQPPSAALVAAAQFGVVGLGTLLPVAGILDPVRIAEQADGLRSALSRRFGRPEDVQLVLDPAQILSPVFVAELDRIAGRGRRIALFFDTYERTGPFLDPWLRQLLAEHRYGTPPESLTVAVSGQRRPDPAVWADHPGLITDLPLAPFTDAEARRLLAGKRITDEDVVRDVLRLSGRLPVLVSMLAENATRPDGMTDPSATAVERFLKWESDPVRRAAALDGALPRSLNEDILLAATGPAEDGAPGPGGLFDWLSRLPFVSDRAGRARYHDVVRDPMLRLQRNRSPRRWRTAHTRLADAFADWAAEESDGEPDESALWGVDSWRATRTEETYHRLCARPRTALPAALGDGVRAADESLAAARQWARALADAGADTDDASLRELGAQCLAAVEDDARLTVPLLGVILGRAETDDGTRRRALLVRARDRRELGSYDEALADGRLAIALGEDTVHAHHALGETYRRSRRHEEALAAYAVVLEREPDHLVTIASAAQVHHRLGRAEEALAGFDRVLSARPRYLWALVMRAEVRRCLDDDEGALADLLTARGIAPDDAWVIGAHAEQLRQAGDHQEAIPLYDRAIALDPGYTWAFGSRAMALHALGRTEEALADLGHALELDPEYSWALLRRAEIHRSRGDAEAEFADLDRRVALLPDAANPLVCRADAFLHHARTEEALADCDAALVRDPGHAGAHGLRGCVLAARGRDEEARAALDRALELDRDLVEAWFLRARVRDRNGDPEGAYEDLDTVLAINPDHVGALLARAEADRAAGRYEAALPDLDRALFETDEPSAVLGLRGRVLRGLGRTAEALEDLARAVELDPAAEEIVLEWAGLHLAEDRPLEALAVLVRDTGSIDGNGAALLLRARAHLLLGDTAAARADIERAAALGETAGARAVPADPALAAVPEARVPSHGLTDASGGGGT, from the coding sequence ATGAGGGAGCGGGCGGACGTGGAACTGGTGGGGCGCGAGGGGGAGATCCGGTGCTACGAGGAAGGGCTCGACGCCGAGCCCGGCACCCCCGCCCGGCGCACGCTGTTCCATCTCCACGGGGTCGCGGGCGTGGGCAAGTCGTCGCTGCTGCGCCGGTTCGCGGCGGCCGCGCGGGAGCGGGACGCGCTCACCGCCGTACTCGACGAGTCCGTGACGGGTGTGCCGGAGGCGCTCGCCGGGGTCTGTGAGCAGTTCGCCGCGCAGGGGGTGCCGCTCAAACCGCTGGAGAAGCTGCTGGCGACCTACCGGCAGCGGCGCTACGAGGCCGAGTCCGCGATGTACGCCCCGGAGGGCGCCGCATCCACCGGTGAAGGGCCGGGGCAGCCCCCGTCGGCCGCCCTGGTCGCCGCCGCCCAGTTCGGGGTGGTCGGCCTCGGCACGCTGCTGCCGGTCGCCGGGATCCTGGACCCGGTGCGGATCGCCGAGCAGGCGGACGGGCTGCGCTCCGCGCTCAGCCGCCGCTTCGGCCGGCCGGAGGATGTCCAACTGGTCCTGGACCCGGCGCAGATACTCAGCCCCGTCTTCGTCGCCGAGCTGGACCGGATCGCCGGCCGGGGCCGCCGGATCGCCCTCTTCTTCGACACCTACGAACGCACCGGCCCCTTTCTCGACCCCTGGCTGCGGCAGTTGCTGGCCGAACACCGCTACGGCACCCCGCCGGAGTCGCTCACCGTCGCCGTCTCCGGGCAGCGCCGCCCGGATCCCGCCGTCTGGGCCGACCACCCCGGGCTGATCACCGACCTCCCCCTCGCGCCCTTCACCGACGCCGAGGCCCGGCGGCTGCTCGCCGGAAAGCGGATCACGGACGAGGACGTCGTACGGGACGTCCTCCGGCTCTCCGGCCGGCTGCCGGTCCTGGTGTCCATGCTCGCCGAGAACGCGACCCGCCCCGACGGTATGACCGACCCCAGCGCCACCGCGGTGGAACGCTTCCTCAAATGGGAGTCCGATCCGGTGCGCCGGGCCGCCGCCCTGGACGGCGCGCTGCCCCGCAGCCTCAACGAGGACATCCTGCTGGCCGCGACCGGCCCCGCCGAAGACGGGGCCCCGGGCCCCGGCGGGCTCTTCGACTGGCTGAGCCGGCTGCCCTTCGTCAGCGACCGGGCCGGGCGGGCCCGCTATCACGATGTCGTACGCGATCCGATGCTCCGTCTCCAGCGCAACCGCTCCCCGCGGCGCTGGCGCACCGCCCACACCCGGCTCGCCGACGCCTTCGCGGACTGGGCCGCCGAGGAGTCCGACGGCGAGCCCGACGAGTCCGCGCTGTGGGGCGTCGACTCCTGGCGGGCGACCCGGACGGAGGAGACGTACCACCGGCTCTGCGCCCGGCCCCGTACCGCCCTGCCCGCCGCCCTCGGAGACGGCGTCCGCGCCGCGGACGAGTCCCTCGCCGCCGCCCGCCAGTGGGCGCGGGCCCTCGCCGACGCGGGCGCCGACACCGACGACGCGTCCCTGCGCGAGCTGGGCGCCCAGTGCCTGGCCGCCGTCGAGGACGACGCCCGGCTCACCGTCCCCCTGCTGGGCGTGATCCTCGGCCGGGCCGAGACCGACGACGGCACCCGCCGCCGCGCGCTGCTGGTCCGCGCCCGTGACCGGCGCGAACTGGGTTCGTACGACGAGGCGCTGGCCGACGGGCGGCTGGCGATCGCCCTCGGAGAGGACACCGTCCACGCCCACCACGCCCTCGGTGAGACCTACCGCCGGAGCCGCCGTCACGAGGAGGCCCTCGCCGCCTACGCCGTGGTGCTGGAGCGCGAACCGGACCATCTTGTCACCATCGCCAGCGCCGCCCAGGTCCACCACCGGCTGGGCCGCGCCGAGGAGGCGCTCGCCGGTTTCGACCGGGTGCTCTCGGCGCGCCCCCGCTATCTCTGGGCGCTGGTCATGCGCGCGGAGGTCCGGCGGTGTCTCGACGACGACGAGGGCGCCCTCGCCGACCTCCTGACGGCCCGCGGCATCGCCCCCGACGACGCCTGGGTCATCGGCGCCCATGCCGAACAGCTCCGCCAGGCCGGCGACCACCAGGAGGCGATCCCCCTCTACGACCGTGCGATAGCCCTTGACCCCGGCTACACCTGGGCCTTCGGCAGCCGCGCCATGGCCCTCCACGCCCTCGGCCGTACCGAGGAGGCGCTCGCCGACCTCGGCCACGCACTCGAACTCGATCCCGAGTACTCCTGGGCGCTGCTGCGCCGGGCCGAGATCCACCGGTCACGCGGCGATGCCGAGGCCGAATTCGCCGACCTCGACCGCCGGGTGGCCCTGCTCCCCGATGCCGCGAATCCCCTCGTCTGCCGGGCCGACGCCTTTCTCCACCACGCCCGGACCGAGGAGGCGCTCGCCGACTGCGATGCCGCCCTGGTGCGCGACCCGGGCCATGCCGGGGCCCATGGCCTCCGCGGCTGCGTACTCGCCGCGAGGGGCCGCGACGAGGAGGCCCGGGCAGCCCTCGACCGGGCGCTGGAGCTGGACCGGGACCTGGTGGAAGCGTGGTTCCTCCGGGCGAGGGTGCGGGACCGCAACGGCGACCCCGAGGGGGCGTACGAGGATCTCGACACCGTGCTGGCGATCAACCCGGACCATGTGGGCGCGCTCCTCGCCCGCGCCGAGGCCGACCGCGCCGCCGGACGGTACGAGGCCGCGCTCCCCGATCTCGACCGGGCCCTCTTCGAGACGGACGAGCCGTCGGCGGTGCTGGGCCTCCGCGGCCGGGTACTGCGCGGTCTGGGCCGTACGGCGGAAGCCCTGGAGGATCTGGCGAGGGCCGTCGAACTCGACCCGGCCGCCGAGGAGATCGTGCTGGAGTGGGCGGGGCTCCATCTGGCCGAGGACCGGCCCCTGGAGGCGCTGGCCGTCCTGGTCCGCGACACCGGCAGCATCGACGGCAACGGCGCGGCCCTGCTCCTGCGGGCCCGGGCGCACCTGCTCCTGGGCGATACGGCCGCCGCCCGCGCCGACATCGAGCGGGCCGCGGCCCTCGGGGAGACCGCGGGCGCCCGCGCCGTTCCGGCGGATCCGGCGCTCGCCGCCGTACCGGAAGCGCGTGTGCCGAGTCACGGGCTCACGGATGCGAGCGGGGGCGGAGGGACGTGA